One window of the Pseudomonas sihuiensis genome contains the following:
- a CDS encoding class II aldolase/adducin family protein, with the protein MNAPLKLPAVKNLVSEAEWRARVDLAACYRLIALYGWDDLIFTHISAKVPGTEDFLINPYGLMFHEITASSLVKVDLAGNKLMDSPFDINPAGYTIHSAVHEVRHDVGCVLHIHTPAGIAVSAQKQGLLPLSQQSLFVLASLAYHGYEGVALNHDEKARLQADLGDKNFMILPNHGLLTAFGGIADAFLGMFILQRACEIQVMAQSGGAELIHIPQQILDGARAMIAGVMKTPQGMGGALPWPALLRKLDQQMPGYDQ; encoded by the coding sequence GTGAATGCTCCGCTGAAACTCCCTGCCGTGAAGAATCTGGTTTCCGAGGCCGAATGGCGTGCACGCGTCGACCTCGCCGCCTGCTACCGGCTGATCGCCCTCTATGGCTGGGACGATCTGATCTTCACCCATATCTCTGCCAAGGTACCGGGTACGGAAGATTTCCTGATCAACCCCTATGGCCTGATGTTCCACGAAATCACGGCGTCGAGCCTGGTCAAGGTCGACCTGGCGGGCAACAAGCTGATGGACAGCCCGTTCGACATCAATCCAGCCGGTTACACCATTCATAGCGCCGTGCACGAGGTGCGCCACGACGTCGGCTGCGTGCTGCACATTCACACCCCGGCGGGCATCGCCGTGTCGGCGCAGAAGCAGGGCTTGCTGCCCCTGTCGCAGCAATCGCTGTTCGTCCTCGCCAGCCTGGCCTACCACGGCTATGAGGGCGTGGCGCTGAATCATGATGAGAAAGCGCGGCTGCAGGCGGACCTGGGCGACAAGAACTTCATGATCCTGCCCAACCATGGGTTGCTCACTGCTTTCGGCGGCATCGCCGACGCCTTTCTCGGCATGTTCATCCTGCAGCGTGCCTGCGAGATCCAGGTCATGGCGCAGAGCGGCGGTGCCGAGCTGATCCACATTCCGCAGCAGATTCTCGACGGCGCGCGGGCGATGATCGCTGGCGTGATGAAAACGCCGCAGGGCATGGGCGGCGCGTTGCCCTGGCCAGCGCTGCTGCGCAAGCTGGACCAGCAGATGCCAGGTTACGACCAGTGA
- a CDS encoding cupin domain-containing protein produces the protein MHPRARQLIDSLGLAAHPEGGYYRRLFVSAQRNAQGRAASSAILFLLPGGAVSRWHRVDADELWHFHEGDPLQLLVADTPNAVRCELLGPVSEGQMPQRVVAAHAWQAARSTGAYTLVGCTVAPEFQFEGFRLLADDAEAQAQWPLLARDYPELV, from the coding sequence GTGCACCCGCGCGCTCGCCAGTTGATCGACAGCCTCGGGCTTGCCGCGCATCCCGAGGGCGGTTACTACCGTCGCCTGTTCGTTTCGGCGCAGCGCAATGCTCAGGGTCGGGCGGCTTCCAGTGCAATTCTGTTCCTGCTGCCGGGTGGTGCGGTCAGTCGCTGGCATCGGGTCGACGCCGACGAGCTGTGGCACTTTCACGAGGGCGACCCTCTGCAGTTGTTGGTAGCCGATACCCCCAACGCGGTGCGTTGCGAGTTGCTCGGGCCGGTCAGTGAGGGGCAGATGCCGCAGCGCGTGGTAGCGGCTCATGCCTGGCAGGCGGCGCGCTCGACGGGCGCCTATACGCTGGTCGGTTGCACTGTGGCGCCGGAGTTCCAGTTCGAGGGCTTTCGCCTGCTGGCCGATGATGCCGAGGCTCAGGCACAGTGGCCGCTGCTGGCGCGCGATTACCCCGAGCTGGTTTGA
- a CDS encoding alpha/beta fold hydrolase — protein sequence MSELPGIALDDWRAQSQALHFRGHTIRYWTAGDTQAQPLLLIHGFPSASWDWHRLWATLAERYRVIACDMLGFGYSAKPRGHAYSLLEQADLQQELLAHIGERRPVHVLAHDYGDSVAQELIARHQEGQLQLASCVFLNGGLFPETHHPVRVQKLLLGPLGPLIGPLFSRRKLAQSFARIFGPHTQASEAELDALWQLVAYNNGPAVMHRLIRYMPERRQQRQRWVTAMQATTLPMRVIDGAFDPISGAHMVARYRELIADADTVLLDGIGHYPQLEAPAEVLEHYLQFRDARSSHA from the coding sequence GTGAGCGAGCTGCCAGGCATCGCCCTGGATGATTGGCGCGCGCAAAGCCAGGCGTTGCACTTTCGTGGTCACACGATCCGTTACTGGACCGCTGGAGACACGCAAGCCCAGCCGCTGCTGCTGATTCACGGCTTTCCCAGTGCCAGCTGGGACTGGCATCGCCTGTGGGCGACACTGGCCGAGCGTTACCGGGTGATCGCCTGCGACATGCTTGGCTTCGGTTACTCGGCCAAGCCGCGTGGGCATGCCTATAGCTTGCTGGAACAGGCCGATCTGCAGCAGGAACTGCTGGCCCATATTGGCGAACGGCGCCCGGTGCATGTGCTGGCTCACGACTATGGTGACAGCGTTGCCCAGGAGCTGATCGCGCGGCATCAGGAGGGGCAACTGCAGCTGGCGAGTTGTGTGTTCCTCAACGGCGGTCTGTTCCCCGAAACCCATCATCCGGTGCGGGTGCAGAAGTTGCTGCTCGGGCCGCTTGGTCCGCTGATCGGGCCGTTGTTCTCACGGCGCAAGCTGGCACAGAGTTTCGCCCGCATCTTCGGCCCGCACACCCAGGCCAGCGAAGCCGAACTGGATGCCCTGTGGCAACTGGTGGCGTACAACAACGGCCCGGCGGTGATGCATCGTCTGATTCGCTACATGCCCGAGCGGCGCCAGCAACGGCAGCGCTGGGTCACGGCGATGCAGGCCACGACGCTGCCTATGCGGGTGATTGATGGCGCCTTCGATCCCATCTCCGGTGCGCATATGGTGGCGCGTTACCGTGAGTTGATCGCCGACGCCGACACCGTTCTGCTCGACGGCATTGGCCACTATCCGCAGCTGGAGGCGCCGGCTGAGGTGCTCGAGCATTACCTGCAGTTTCGCGACGCAAGGAGCTCGCATGCGTAG
- a CDS encoding DUF1569 domain-containing protein translates to MRRRTLLKGAALGGAAALGAGFWALPAGPRPAVVSLEGARQVLADLQGKTLQSIRGWSPSEVFNHCAQSIDYSIDGYPELKPAWFRHSLGPAAFAVFSARGAMRHPLDEAIPGAAALIEPADQALALQRLQVAFERFAEHQGALQPHFAYGALEHGEYAEAHVLHLYNHLSLIRIA, encoded by the coding sequence ATGCGTAGACGTACCCTGCTCAAAGGCGCTGCGCTCGGTGGAGCCGCCGCACTGGGCGCCGGCTTCTGGGCCTTGCCTGCCGGGCCGCGGCCGGCGGTCGTCAGCCTGGAGGGCGCGCGCCAGGTGCTGGCGGATCTGCAAGGCAAGACGCTGCAGAGCATTCGCGGCTGGAGCCCGAGCGAAGTATTCAATCACTGCGCGCAAAGCATCGATTATTCCATCGACGGTTATCCCGAACTGAAACCGGCCTGGTTTCGCCATAGCCTCGGGCCAGCCGCGTTCGCCGTGTTCAGCGCGCGCGGCGCCATGCGTCATCCGCTGGATGAGGCAATTCCCGGCGCAGCCGCTCTGATCGAGCCAGCCGATCAGGCCTTGGCCTTGCAGCGACTGCAGGTGGCTTTTGAGCGTTTTGCCGAGCACCAGGGTGCGCTGCAGCCGCACTTCGCCTATGGCGCGTTGGAGCATGGCGAATACGCCGAGGCGCACGTGTTGCATCTGTACAACCACCTCAGCCTGATTCGTATTGCCTGA